The following are encoded together in the Oscillatoria sp. FACHB-1407 genome:
- a CDS encoding response regulator, with protein MKALLIEDDRLIGDILADALTSHHWVVEQAWDGEAGLALTNVQEYDLILLDIGLPKLDGITVCKRLRSQGCQTPILLMTGQNSAEAQITGLDAGADDYVTKPFDLDILLARVRSVARKSKSATPILTWENIHVDSTNGEVRCNGNTVHLRAKELGLLELFLLNPKRIFSRRAILDHLWDVAHSSGEETVSTHVKCVRQKLKAAGASDPIETVHGLGYRLRSPQVDPAPPIQPAKSLSSSPVGEGLRVGAEQKAQAVTSKVWNQFKTQYAEQIQTLETLLHTLQPGEASSQQQECKDLAHKLVGSMGMFGLLEASQHARDLEQLMKASFLKAEQVEAAIQDVEFLKQAIAQAQVTLPQKPQPLPPQNTALTTAAPILIVDDDLLLADRLRIEAIAWHLQVEIATDLTVARQMIAQNPPSIILLDLTFPGEENGLTLMQELAQRSPHIPIVVFTAKEDFCDRIAAARLGVSAFLQKPLPAHEILKTITDVLKQKSHPSRQDRLLIVDDDPGFLAALSERLSGYGLQVTTTAEPQNFWNVLASCTPNVLVLDLEMPEFNGLELCQVVRADPKWQHLKILFLSAHTESDVITRAYAAGADDYISKTIPAEDLVTRILQRVGHN; from the coding sequence ATGAAAGCTCTGTTAATTGAAGACGATCGCCTCATCGGAGATATTCTCGCAGATGCCCTCACCAGTCACCACTGGGTCGTAGAACAGGCTTGGGATGGAGAAGCGGGGTTAGCTCTAACCAACGTTCAGGAATATGACCTGATTTTGCTGGATATTGGGTTGCCTAAACTCGACGGAATTACCGTGTGCAAACGGCTCCGTAGCCAAGGTTGCCAGACTCCCATTCTTCTAATGACCGGGCAAAACAGTGCTGAAGCCCAAATCACTGGGTTGGATGCTGGGGCTGATGATTATGTCACGAAACCGTTTGATCTGGATATCTTATTAGCACGAGTGCGGTCGGTCGCTCGTAAAAGCAAATCAGCAACACCCATCCTCACCTGGGAGAATATTCACGTTGACTCGACAAACGGAGAGGTCAGGTGCAACGGTAACACTGTCCATCTGCGGGCAAAAGAATTGGGTTTATTAGAACTCTTTCTCCTTAACCCTAAACGAATTTTTAGTCGCCGCGCCATTTTGGATCATCTCTGGGACGTTGCTCACTCCTCAGGAGAGGAAACGGTCAGCACTCATGTTAAATGTGTGCGGCAAAAATTGAAAGCAGCAGGTGCGTCTGATCCCATTGAAACGGTTCATGGGTTAGGGTATCGATTGCGATCGCCCCAGGTTGATCCTGCTCCTCCGATCCAACCAGCAAAATCTTTATCCTCTTCTCCTGTGGGAGAGGGATTGAGGGTGGGGGCAGAACAAAAAGCACAGGCCGTTACTTCAAAGGTCTGGAATCAGTTCAAAACGCAGTATGCTGAGCAAATTCAAACCCTGGAAACCCTGCTTCATACCCTCCAACCGGGAGAAGCCTCCAGCCAACAACAGGAATGCAAGGATTTAGCCCATAAATTAGTGGGTTCAATGGGGATGTTTGGTTTGCTAGAAGCCTCTCAACACGCTAGAGATTTAGAGCAACTGATGAAAGCTTCTTTCTTAAAGGCAGAGCAGGTTGAAGCAGCTATTCAGGACGTTGAGTTTTTGAAACAGGCGATCGCCCAGGCACAGGTTACACTTCCCCAAAAACCCCAACCCCTACCACCTCAAAACACTGCTCTAACAACCGCTGCCCCCATCCTAATCGTGGACGATGATCTATTGTTAGCTGACCGCCTGCGAATTGAAGCGATCGCCTGGCATCTCCAGGTTGAAATCGCCACCGATCTCACCGTAGCTCGTCAGATGATTGCTCAAAATCCACCCAGCATCATCCTGCTTGATCTGACATTTCCTGGAGAAGAAAACGGACTGACATTGATGCAAGAACTGGCGCAGCGATCGCCCCACATTCCCATTGTGGTCTTTACAGCCAAAGAGGATTTTTGCGATCGGATAGCTGCGGCTCGGTTGGGGGTGAGTGCCTTTCTGCAAAAACCGTTACCCGCTCACGAAATTCTCAAGACTATAACGGATGTGCTGAAACAAAAATCTCACCCATCCAGGCAAGATCGGCTCTTGATTGTGGATGATGATCCAGGATTCCTTGCTGCCCTTTCAGAGCGATTGTCAGGGTATGGATTACAGGTAACAACCACTGCCGAGCCTCAAAATTTCTGGAATGTTTTAGCGTCCTGTACCCCCAACGTCCTGGTTCTAGATTTAGAAATGCCGGAGTTTAATGGACTGGAATTGTGTCAGGTGGTGCGGGCAGACCCGAAATGGCAGCATCTCAAGATTTTATTTCTATCAGCCCATACTGAAAGTGATGTCATCACTAGGGCTTATGCTGCTGGAGCCGATGACTACATTAGCAAAACAATACCCGCAGAGGATTTAGTCACTCGCATCCTCCAGCGAGTAGGACACAATTAA
- a CDS encoding PAS domain S-box protein: MRQRHQYQRVPWLKAKLQSYWMPLLLGIVATVAVFGLWQQLLVREQLHIEQLVRQEVTAIESELNRELSVRVLALERMASRWRAIGGTPRSLWEVDAANYVEHSSGYQAIEWVDPSFYVRWVVPLKGNEAALNLSLDQEPRRRITLSIARDLRQTILTKTVSLPHGGKGFLAVVPLFVEDHTSPQASDRFEGFIVGVFRFQSLFDSLLHTLPEYQVQIYDRNRLIYSQGTPSPGAQPKTGVVQTYSADWQVQVFPTSTLIAQERSPLPNLILGSGLLSAWAMALVMYLGQRAERSNEQARKMNQQLHQEIAERQQTEMELRRSEASNRHLSDRLNLAVQSAQIGIWDWDIINDSLIWDDQMYRLYGLNPFDFSGTYEAWESALHPDDLEKTTTIFWRAVRGEEDYKPEFRVVHPDGTIRYIQAYAVVQRNGQGEAQRMIGVNFDITKHKQAEAALALSEERLSLVLKGSNEGWWDWDLITNELYYSPRWWSMIGFEFRELEDTPDLWQRLMHPDDFDGVTPFFQQQLANGSESYEVEFRLHHKQGHYVPVISRGYISRDQDGTPIRVSGTNIDLSDRKQAEQALENAQARFFGILEIASDAIISVDAHQHITLFNKGAEHIFGYSSEEVLGQPLSLLMPDRFAHVHHQHVDQYAQTGNTRQMAERGAIFGRRKDGSEFPAEASISKLTLNGEAIFTTFLRDITERQQSETAMARLAAIVESSEDAIVGKSLDGIITSWNAGAERIFGYTAEEMVGQPLTTLIPEGYLNEESQILARIRRGERIKHYDTKRLTKGGTLIDLSINISPIKDAQGNIIGASKIARDISERVRLDAERKQTEIALRQSEEKFRMAIDFTYNWEYWQSPDGAFIYISPSCERITGYTPAEFIADPSLLHAIVHPGDRSILNRHFCHNAITADHIDYRIITKTGETCWISHICQPVFNSTGQFLGTRASNRDISEQKQAELALQESEARFQAFMNHSPTAAWITDADGIMLYVSQTYLHIFQLLTTDLIGKSVFELYPNEVADQLLQNIQTVARTQQVLEAIEVAPRRDGTMGKFLVYKFPIPDSSGQLLVGGVAIDVTQQHQAEEELRHQKEMFQVIVDNIPVMIALFNDQGRIDFINPEFERTLGWSLQEWQQRDVMVDLYPDPVYLRGVLDHMTAAMGNWKDFTTLTATKQQIETSWTNVPISKGRFLGIGQDISDRKRKELVLQQAMEAAEAANLAKSVFLANMSHELRTPLNVILGFAQVMAHDTTLTPAQQEDLQTIRRSGDYLLNLINDVLDLSKIEAGHFSLEESGFDFISLLHMLRTMMAERAQAKHLQLTFDIAPEVPQFVIADEQKIRQVLLNLLSNAIKFTKQGSVTLRVTSHESQDSVCSPRNTQQCERSSEDLAFSPAYTLQFEVIDTGVGIAATEQNTIFDAFVQAEAGRKSFTGTGLGLTISRKLLELMNGTISVRSIPNVGSTFTVTVPVCPTSGVEVCSEQRDRTVIGLVPGQSHRRILVVDDQPENRQLMVRLLTQIGLEVREATNGQEAIALWQTWQPDLTWMDIRMPGVDGYEATKQIRAMEHGQASIIIALTAQASQSDRTLALAAGCNDYISKPFREETLFLKLKEYLGLEYLYAESETPPRSPSIASPNPNADHLPSFDPMLLAQLPASWLGTLEDLALCGNDRAIVDLANQLAAEFEALRSQLVDLANQFEFEQIVHLIHRNASP; this comes from the coding sequence ATGAGACAACGACATCAATATCAACGGGTTCCCTGGCTCAAAGCGAAGCTCCAATCCTACTGGATGCCACTACTGCTGGGGATTGTTGCTACAGTTGCAGTTTTTGGATTGTGGCAGCAGTTACTGGTGCGGGAGCAATTGCACATTGAGCAATTGGTACGACAGGAAGTGACTGCCATTGAGTCAGAGTTGAATCGAGAGCTATCCGTGAGAGTTTTGGCACTCGAACGCATGGCAAGTCGATGGCGAGCGATTGGCGGGACTCCGAGATCGCTTTGGGAAGTCGATGCGGCTAACTACGTTGAACACTCGTCTGGATATCAGGCGATCGAGTGGGTTGATCCATCCTTTTATGTGAGATGGGTGGTTCCCTTAAAGGGCAACGAAGCGGCTCTCAATCTGAGTTTGGATCAAGAGCCTCGCCGTCGTATCACGCTTAGCATTGCCCGTGATTTGCGTCAAACCATCTTGACGAAGACAGTTTCACTGCCTCACGGCGGAAAAGGGTTCTTAGCTGTCGTGCCGCTTTTTGTCGAAGATCATACCAGTCCTCAAGCGTCTGACCGTTTTGAGGGGTTTATTGTTGGAGTGTTTCGGTTTCAATCCCTGTTTGATAGCCTCCTCCATACCCTACCTGAGTATCAAGTCCAAATTTATGATCGCAATAGGTTGATTTATAGCCAGGGGACTCCATCACCAGGGGCACAACCCAAAACGGGGGTTGTCCAGACCTATAGTGCAGACTGGCAGGTGCAGGTTTTTCCTACGTCAACACTCATCGCTCAAGAGCGATCGCCCCTCCCCAATCTGATTTTAGGCAGTGGTTTGTTGAGTGCCTGGGCAATGGCTCTTGTCATGTATCTGGGTCAGCGGGCAGAACGGTCTAATGAGCAAGCCAGAAAGATGAATCAACAGTTGCACCAGGAGATTGCTGAACGCCAGCAGACTGAAATGGAACTGCGGCGCAGCGAAGCCTCTAATCGCCATCTATCCGATCGCCTCAATTTAGCCGTCCAGTCGGCTCAAATTGGCATTTGGGATTGGGACATCATCAACGATTCTCTGATTTGGGATGATCAGATGTATCGACTCTATGGGCTCAACCCATTCGACTTCTCAGGTACTTATGAGGCGTGGGAAAGTGCGTTACACCCAGATGACCTTGAGAAAACGACAACGATCTTTTGGCGAGCGGTTCGTGGAGAAGAGGATTACAAGCCTGAGTTTAGAGTGGTTCACCCAGATGGCACCATTCGCTATATCCAAGCCTATGCCGTTGTTCAGCGGAATGGACAGGGAGAGGCTCAACGCATGATTGGGGTTAACTTTGATATCACTAAGCATAAGCAAGCCGAGGCAGCACTGGCACTTTCTGAAGAACGGTTAAGCCTGGTGTTGAAGGGATCGAATGAAGGCTGGTGGGATTGGGATCTGATTACCAACGAGCTGTATTACTCTCCTCGCTGGTGGAGCATGATCGGGTTCGAGTTTAGGGAGCTAGAGGACACGCCTGATCTCTGGCAGCGGTTAATGCACCCCGATGATTTTGATGGCGTCACGCCGTTTTTCCAACAACAACTGGCTAATGGCTCTGAATCTTACGAAGTCGAGTTTCGGCTGCACCATAAGCAGGGGCATTATGTTCCCGTCATTTCCAGGGGGTATATCTCCCGCGATCAGGACGGCACTCCGATCAGGGTTTCGGGCACTAATATCGACTTGAGCGATCGCAAGCAGGCTGAACAGGCTCTAGAAAATGCCCAGGCACGGTTTTTTGGCATTTTAGAAATTGCCAGTGATGCCATTATTTCTGTCGATGCCCATCAACACATCACGTTATTTAATAAGGGGGCTGAGCATATTTTTGGCTACAGCTCTGAGGAGGTTTTAGGTCAACCGCTGTCTCTGTTGATGCCCGATCGGTTTGCTCACGTTCATCACCAGCATGTTGACCAATATGCTCAGACGGGCAATACTCGGCAGATGGCAGAGCGAGGGGCAATTTTTGGACGACGCAAAGATGGAAGCGAGTTTCCAGCGGAAGCCTCCATTTCTAAGCTCACTCTAAATGGTGAGGCGATTTTTACTACATTTCTGCGAGACATTACCGAACGCCAGCAGTCAGAAACCGCAATGGCACGGCTAGCCGCGATCGTCGAATCGTCCGAAGATGCCATTGTTGGCAAATCCTTAGATGGAATCATCACGAGCTGGAATGCTGGGGCGGAAAGGATCTTTGGCTATACGGCAGAAGAAATGGTTGGGCAACCGCTAACGACACTGATACCCGAAGGATATTTAAACGAGGAAAGCCAAATTCTTGCGAGAATTCGACGCGGAGAACGGATTAAACACTACGACACGAAGCGACTTACAAAAGGTGGCACCCTGATTGACCTCTCGATTAACATTTCACCGATTAAAGATGCCCAAGGAAACATCATTGGAGCCTCTAAAATTGCTCGTGATATTAGTGAGCGGGTACGACTGGATGCCGAACGCAAGCAAACGGAAATTGCTCTGCGGCAAAGTGAAGAGAAGTTTCGCATGGCGATCGACTTCACCTATAACTGGGAGTACTGGCAATCTCCTGATGGAGCCTTTATTTATATCTCGCCTTCCTGTGAACGAATCACTGGATATACGCCAGCCGAGTTTATTGCAGATCCCAGCCTCCTCCATGCCATTGTTCATCCTGGCGATCGCAGCATCCTGAATCGTCATTTTTGCCATAATGCCATTACGGCAGATCACATTGATTATCGAATTATTACCAAGACGGGAGAAACGTGCTGGATTTCTCATATTTGTCAGCCTGTATTCAACAGCACTGGGCAGTTTCTCGGCACGCGAGCCAGCAACCGCGATATCAGTGAGCAAAAACAAGCGGAGCTTGCGCTACAGGAGAGTGAAGCTCGCTTCCAGGCATTTATGAACCACAGCCCAACGGCAGCCTGGATTACCGATGCCGATGGCATCATGCTTTATGTGAGCCAAACCTATCTCCATATCTTTCAGTTGCTAACCACTGATTTGATTGGTAAATCTGTCTTTGAGCTGTATCCCAATGAGGTCGCAGATCAACTATTGCAGAATATTCAAACCGTTGCTCGCACACAGCAAGTGCTAGAAGCGATCGAGGTCGCCCCACGCCGAGATGGCACAATGGGCAAATTCCTTGTTTATAAATTTCCAATCCCCGACTCATCGGGACAACTGCTTGTGGGAGGAGTGGCGATCGATGTCACTCAACAACACCAGGCCGAGGAGGAATTGCGGCATCAGAAGGAGATGTTTCAGGTCATTGTTGACAATATCCCGGTCATGATCGCCTTATTTAACGATCAGGGACGGATTGACTTTATTAACCCAGAATTTGAACGGACACTGGGCTGGTCGCTACAGGAATGGCAACAGCGCGATGTGATGGTTGATCTTTACCCTGACCCTGTCTATCTCCGGGGCGTGTTAGACCACATGACAGCCGCCATGGGGAACTGGAAAGACTTTACAACGCTGACGGCCACAAAACAGCAAATCGAAACCAGTTGGACGAATGTGCCGATTTCAAAAGGGCGATTTTTGGGGATTGGGCAAGACATTAGCGATCGCAAACGCAAAGAACTGGTACTGCAACAGGCAATGGAAGCGGCGGAGGCTGCAAACCTGGCAAAAAGTGTGTTTTTAGCCAATATGAGCCACGAACTCCGTACCCCGTTGAATGTCATTTTAGGATTTGCACAGGTGATGGCGCATGATACAACACTCACACCTGCTCAACAGGAAGACTTGCAAACGATCCGGCGCAGTGGCGATTATCTCCTGAATCTCATTAACGATGTTTTAGATTTATCCAAGATCGAAGCAGGACATTTTAGCCTGGAAGAGTCAGGGTTTGACTTCATCTCTCTGCTGCACATGCTTCGCACGATGATGGCTGAGCGGGCGCAGGCGAAACATCTACAACTAACCTTTGATATTGCTCCAGAAGTGCCACAGTTTGTCATTGCAGATGAACAAAAGATCCGTCAGGTTCTTCTGAATCTCCTGAGTAATGCCATCAAATTTACCAAACAAGGAAGTGTGACCCTGCGAGTGACGAGCCATGAGTCCCAGGATAGCGTCTGTTCACCTCGTAACACACAACAGTGTGAGCGATCTTCTGAAGACTTGGCATTTAGCCCTGCCTATACTCTTCAATTTGAAGTCATCGACACGGGAGTTGGGATTGCCGCAACTGAGCAAAACACGATTTTTGATGCGTTTGTGCAGGCAGAAGCGGGCAGAAAATCATTTACGGGTACGGGGTTAGGGTTGACCATTAGCCGAAAGCTATTGGAATTGATGAACGGAACTATCTCAGTTCGCAGTATCCCAAATGTTGGGAGTACGTTTACAGTCACAGTTCCGGTCTGCCCAACCAGTGGTGTGGAGGTTTGCTCAGAACAGCGCGATCGCACGGTGATTGGGCTGGTTCCAGGTCAATCCCATCGACGGATTTTGGTGGTAGACGATCAACCGGAAAATCGCCAATTAATGGTGCGGCTCCTGACTCAAATCGGGCTGGAGGTGCGAGAAGCAACGAACGGTCAGGAAGCGATCGCTCTCTGGCAAACCTGGCAACCTGACCTGACCTGGATGGACATTCGGATGCCAGGGGTCGATGGTTATGAAGCAACCAAGCAAATTCGCGCCATGGAGCACGGGCAAGCCAGCATCATTATCGCGCTGACGGCTCAGGCATCTCAGAGCGATCGCACCCTTGCCCTCGCCGCAGGCTGCAATGACTACATCAGCAAACCATTTCGGGAAGAAACGCTCTTTCTTAAGTTGAAAGAGTATCTGGGCTTGGAGTATCTCTACGCTGAATCAGAAACTCCACCGCGTTCTCCGTCGATTGCATCACCTAACCCGAATGCCGATCACCTCCCATCTTTTGATCCAATGCTGTTGGCTCAACTACCAGCCAGTTGGTTAGGGACTCTAGAAGATTTGGCACTGTGTGGGAATGACCGAGCGATCGTCGATCTGGCTAATCAGTTAGCAGCAGAGTTTGAGGCTTTGAGATCTCAGTTAGTAGATCTCGCCAACCAATTTGAATTTGAGCAAATTGTTCACCTGATTCATCGCAATGCTTCACCTTAA
- a CDS encoding hybrid sensor histidine kinase/response regulator produces the protein MTALLQSTDQINILVVDDTLDNLRLLGKILESQNYTVLKSLNGRMALQAAHRNPPDLILLDINMPEMNGYEVCQQLKASEVTAHIPIIFISALDQVNDKVRAFEMGGQDYITKPFQELEVLARVRNQLLIQQQKRQLQQEIETRKQAESQVRQLNTILERLNADLERQVQLRTLELQQALNFEVALKHISDQVRDSLDQHKILQVVVETLAITLEVRCCDTALYNADHSTSTIRYQWVQPVSNATQGQMLYTQDFPELYAQLENRLCFAFCQTQPSPIRNHSATLACPIFDDQVDQVGILGDLWLFRDTFSSFSESEIHLVQQVANQCAIALRQARLYEAAQAQVKELERLNQLKDDFLSTISHELRTPIASMKMVLKLLTAVTDEGKNFIEEISKSPAQDNKVIQYFKVLQEECDRELALVEDLLNLQQIEAGTYRSQLTSIALQDLVSHLVEPFQIRTQNQQQILQINFDPNLPILNLDLFSFNRVVTELLNNAFKYTPAGGTISISAHMIPETTATSPAQYLELTITNTGVEIAPNELSRIFDKFYRVPNSDPWKYGGTGLGLALVKKLVEQMGGAIEVESASNQTSFKLHLLIFS, from the coding sequence ATGACCGCTTTACTCCAGTCAACGGATCAAATCAATATTCTGGTGGTAGACGATACTCTGGATAACCTGCGTTTATTGGGCAAGATTCTAGAATCCCAAAATTACACAGTTCTCAAATCACTCAATGGCAGAATGGCATTGCAAGCCGCCCATCGTAATCCACCTGATCTAATTCTGCTGGACATCAATATGCCAGAAATGAATGGTTATGAAGTCTGCCAGCAATTGAAAGCATCTGAAGTGACAGCCCATATTCCAATCATTTTTATCAGTGCCCTGGATCAGGTTAATGATAAAGTTCGGGCATTTGAGATGGGCGGGCAAGATTACATTACAAAGCCCTTTCAGGAGTTAGAAGTGCTTGCGCGAGTACGAAACCAACTCCTGATCCAACAGCAAAAACGACAACTTCAGCAAGAGATTGAAACTCGCAAGCAAGCGGAATCACAAGTTCGGCAACTCAACACGATCTTAGAACGCCTCAATGCAGATCTGGAGCGACAGGTGCAACTGCGAACGCTAGAGCTACAACAAGCTCTAAATTTTGAAGTAGCCCTAAAGCACATTTCTGACCAGGTTCGCGATTCGCTGGATCAGCACAAAATTTTGCAAGTTGTTGTTGAAACATTGGCGATAACCTTAGAAGTTCGTTGTTGTGATACAGCGTTATATAACGCAGATCACTCAACCTCTACTATCCGCTATCAGTGGGTACAACCTGTCTCTAATGCAACTCAAGGTCAAATGCTCTATACGCAAGACTTTCCAGAGCTATATGCCCAGCTAGAGAATCGGCTGTGTTTTGCTTTTTGTCAGACTCAACCCAGTCCCATTCGGAACCACTCGGCAACACTGGCTTGTCCCATTTTTGATGATCAGGTAGACCAAGTAGGAATTCTAGGGGATCTCTGGTTATTTAGAGACACCTTTTCCAGCTTTAGTGAAAGCGAAATACATCTGGTGCAACAAGTTGCCAATCAATGTGCGATCGCTCTACGGCAGGCACGTCTATACGAAGCCGCCCAGGCGCAGGTCAAAGAACTAGAGCGGCTCAACCAACTCAAAGACGATTTCCTCAGCACCATTTCCCATGAACTGCGAACCCCGATCGCCAGTATGAAGATGGTGCTCAAGCTGCTAACGGCTGTGACTGATGAGGGGAAAAACTTTATAGAGGAAATTTCAAAATCTCCTGCTCAAGACAATAAAGTAATTCAATATTTCAAGGTACTACAAGAGGAGTGCGATCGAGAGCTAGCTCTAGTGGAAGATCTATTAAATCTCCAGCAGATTGAAGCCGGAACTTACAGAAGCCAGCTAACTTCAATAGCCCTGCAAGATCTTGTATCTCATTTGGTTGAGCCATTCCAAATCCGTACTCAAAACCAACAGCAAATTCTTCAAATCAATTTTGATCCTAATCTACCAATTTTGAATCTTGATTTATTCAGTTTTAATCGTGTTGTGACAGAACTCCTGAACAATGCCTTTAAATATACTCCTGCTGGTGGAACTATCTCAATTTCAGCTCATATGATTCCAGAAACGACAGCAACTAGCCCAGCCCAATACCTAGAACTGACCATTACAAACACAGGAGTTGAAATTGCTCCTAATGAACTATCTCGCATCTTCGATAAGTTTTATCGTGTTCCCAACAGTGACCCCTGGAAGTATGGAGGTACGGGCTTAGGTTTGGCACTTGTGAAGAAATTGGTTGAGCAGATGGGTGGTGCAATCGAGGTTGAAAGTGCTAGTAACCAGACTAGTTTTAAACTTCACCTTCTCATTTTTAGTTAA
- a CDS encoding ATP-binding protein yields the protein MERRINPALITALENKMAIQTVDLTNCDREPIHSPGSIQSHGVLLVLDATTLDIIQVSENIVSLLGREPQSLLSQPLSSLLSLSQISTIQQCLDGDFENINPLKLSIKRRGKSLTLDGIVHRQEEIVLLELEPQRTQSKASFFDFYQQVKAPITKIQKASTLQEMCQRVVGEIRKITGFDRVMVYQFDEEENGCVIAEDTHLNSSYLNLRYPASDIPKQARQLYSLSWLRIIPDARYQPIQLIPEHNPLTGEPLDLSLSVLRSVSPIHLEYMQNMGVVASMSISLMKNQKLWGLIACHHSEPKYIPYDIRTVCEFIGQVMSLELTNKEASEDLDYKIQLKTLQTQFVEFLSKANYFLDGIAHLGTSLLDLVNATGVVVCSRDMLGNGEVNRYVRVGKTPSEADTAALLEWIKPYFQHNLFHTRSLSTIYPAAESLKAIASGVLALEISKVHRNYILWFRPEVIQTVDWAGNPSKPVEILENGQIKISPRKSFDLWQETVSGYSLSWKNCEIEAVIELRSLIVGIVLRQADELASMNMELQRSNEDLDSFAYIASHDLKEPLRGIHNYANFLIEDYADTLNEDGVAKLETLVRLTQRMEDLINSLLHFSRLGRAELVREPIDLHELVQQVITTLTIARPYEAIDIRIPRPLPTVECDRAQVSEVFINLISNAIKYNDKPEKWVEVGFIEPGDDAFRSKVPSHPLSLPLCHSPTFYVRDNGIGVPFKHQDKIFQIFRRLHGQGEYGGGNGAGLTITRKVIERHGGKIFLESTPGEGSTFYFTLAGEATT from the coding sequence ATGGAAAGACGTATAAATCCAGCCTTGATTACAGCATTAGAGAATAAAATGGCAATTCAAACGGTTGATTTGACGAATTGCGATCGCGAACCGATTCATAGTCCAGGCTCAATTCAGTCACATGGTGTGCTTCTTGTTCTCGATGCTACTACGCTGGACATCATTCAAGTCAGCGAAAATATTGTTTCTTTATTAGGTCGTGAACCACAAAGCCTATTAAGTCAACCGCTATCTAGCCTATTAAGTCTTAGTCAAATCAGTACAATTCAGCAGTGCTTGGACGGAGATTTTGAGAATATAAACCCATTGAAACTCTCCATTAAGCGTAGAGGAAAATCCTTAACGTTAGATGGCATTGTTCATCGGCAAGAGGAAATCGTCTTGCTAGAGCTTGAACCCCAAAGAACACAGAGCAAAGCAAGCTTCTTTGATTTTTACCAGCAGGTAAAAGCACCGATTACCAAAATTCAAAAAGCGAGCACATTGCAAGAAATGTGCCAGCGAGTCGTTGGTGAAATTCGCAAGATTACTGGATTTGACCGAGTGATGGTTTACCAGTTTGATGAGGAAGAGAATGGATGTGTCATTGCAGAGGATACTCATCTCAATTCCTCCTATCTCAACTTACGTTATCCAGCCAGTGACATTCCCAAACAAGCTCGCCAGTTATACAGCTTAAGCTGGTTACGCATCATCCCAGATGCTCGTTACCAACCAATTCAACTAATTCCAGAACATAATCCATTAACGGGTGAGCCACTCGATCTGAGTTTGTCAGTGTTGCGAAGCGTCTCTCCAATACATTTGGAGTATATGCAAAACATGGGGGTTGTGGCTTCCATGTCAATTTCTCTAATGAAAAACCAAAAACTTTGGGGACTGATTGCCTGCCACCATTCAGAACCCAAATACATCCCTTATGATATCCGAACCGTTTGTGAATTCATTGGACAAGTGATGTCGTTGGAACTAACCAATAAGGAAGCTAGTGAAGACCTTGATTACAAAATACAATTGAAGACTTTGCAAACTCAATTTGTGGAATTCTTATCAAAGGCAAACTATTTTCTCGATGGTATCGCTCACTTGGGAACCTCTCTCCTGGATTTGGTAAACGCAACGGGTGTGGTCGTTTGTAGTAGAGATATGTTGGGAAATGGTGAGGTCAATCGCTATGTTCGCGTTGGCAAAACCCCATCTGAAGCTGATACTGCTGCTCTATTGGAGTGGATTAAACCCTACTTTCAGCACAACCTATTTCATACGCGATCGCTTTCAACCATTTATCCTGCTGCGGAATCTCTCAAAGCGATCGCCAGTGGCGTTTTAGCTCTTGAAATTTCTAAAGTTCATCGGAACTACATCCTCTGGTTCCGCCCTGAAGTCATTCAAACGGTAGATTGGGCAGGTAATCCGAGTAAACCAGTTGAGATTTTAGAAAATGGACAGATAAAAATATCACCTCGGAAATCATTTGACTTGTGGCAAGAAACGGTGAGCGGATATTCCCTATCCTGGAAAAACTGCGAAATTGAAGCTGTAATTGAGTTGCGAAGTCTGATTGTAGGAATTGTGTTACGACAAGCTGATGAATTAGCATCTATGAATATGGAGCTACAGCGCAGCAACGAGGATTTGGATTCCTTTGCGTACATTGCATCTCATGACCTGAAAGAACCCCTACGGGGTATTCATAACTACGCTAATTTTTTGATTGAGGACTATGCAGATACCCTCAATGAAGATGGGGTGGCGAAGCTAGAAACCCTTGTTCGATTAACCCAACGAATGGAGGATTTAATCAATTCGCTGTTGCATTTCTCTCGGTTGGGACGAGCCGAGTTGGTTCGCGAACCGATTGATTTGCATGAACTGGTGCAACAGGTGATTACCACGCTCACCATCGCTCGTCCTTATGAAGCAATTGATATCCGGATTCCTCGTCCTTTACCAACGGTTGAGTGCGATCGTGCGCAGGTGAGTGAGGTTTTCATTAACCTGATCAGTAATGCAATTAAGTATAACGACAAGCCTGAAAAATGGGTCGAGGTTGGGTTTATTGAGCCTGGAGATGACGCGTTTAGAAGCAAAGTGCCTTCCCATCCTCTCAGTTTACCACTCTGTCACTCTCCTACGTTCTATGTGCGTGACAACGGCATTGGTGTTCCGTTCAAACATCAAGACAAAATTTTTCAAATTTTCCGACGGTTGCATGGACAGGGTGAATATGGTGGTGGCAATGGAGCAGGCTTAACCATTACCCGCAAAGTAATTGAGCGGCATGGGGGCAAAATTTTCTTAGAATCTACACCGGGTGAAGGGAGCACATTCTACTTCACTCTGGCGGGAGAAGCAACGACGTGA